The Gasterosteus aculeatus chromosome 18, fGasAcu3.hap1.1, whole genome shotgun sequence genome segment AGGACCCAGAAGGGGTAAATTCCACCATAAGCGAGCTCCATATGACACAACAGTCAGGCTGGCAAATAAAGGGGTGAAGAATTGGTtaaaattttgaaaaaaaggaacaaattcAGTGTTTGCTTGTTGTTATAGTCAATTGAGTCATTACATAGCTGCATGAGATTTAATATGAGCacattcttaaaaaaaacaattcaggcCTCGTCACAATAAaatagctgtttttttaatacacattaacaagTTATCATTTAGTTATTTAGCAGCATGACAATCTACAATTGTACGTGTGTATTGTTGGAGGCCATAACATGTGTGGTGTAGCAGATTGTAGAGACTCGCTAATTATGAATATGTTGCAATACTAACCTGCCAGCTGACTCGAGAGGACAAATTCTCTACGATCAGGCGGTTCTCAGTGCGCATCGGAGGAGGATTTCGGCTGCAAGCGGGAAAATCAAGCTTTCAATGGCTGCTCATCAATAGCAAAACTTCACTTAAAACAAAAGATGCAAGACAGTTTCAGCGTGTAGTTAATTCATGGAATCCTAAATGAAACTGCTTCACCGAACCCAAAAAGTGAAGCGTGGACAAGAGCACTTCTAAACATCTGCtgcaaaaatcaaaacaaattaaaaaactttaaaatgaaaatagatatggaaaataaaaacacgttCGTTAACATTTTCCCACACACGGTGCATCCTAGAATGACGTCATGAAAACATGCGAAAACACGGGTGGCCTAAGAACTTTACCTCCGACTGTTCTGGGAGCCGCGGCCAAAGCGATCAGGGAAACGTCCTCCTGcacctccgcctccgcctccacccCCGACTCCAGCGCCTCTGCCACGGCCGCCGCGCAGACGGACGCGGGCGTGCTCAATAGTGACCCTGAAATaacaggaaatgctttttcccCCCGTTTGGGTTCCTTTTTTAGAGGTAAACCTGATTTCCGTGGAAACCGTTAAAACAGTCCTACCTTTCACTGCACAGCTCTTTGCCATCGAGCTCATAAACAGCATCTTCAGCGTCTCTGGGGTCCTCAAACTCCTACAACACAACAGCACGTCTTGACCCTTCTGCTCCGCAAACGGTCACGCGTCACCTTTAGGGCGTCTTATTGTGGCACAACAGCATCCGTCTCACCGAGAAGACCAGAGATATTGCAAGTAAATGGAACAGGACCCATTTGGacccccccactcacccccccACCGAGGACTCACCACAAAGCCGAAGCCTCTCTTGAGGTCGATGTCTCGGATGCGGCCGTATCCTTTGAAGAATCTCTCCACGTCCTTCTCTCTGGCAGAGGGACTCAGCCGGCCGATGAAAATACGACATCCGCTCATTGTTGATGTCGTCTtgggggagcagcagcagcagcagcagcagcaggaggaggaggaggaggagcaggaggaggaggaggaggcggcgctaCCTGCGAACAAGACGCAACGGCACCCTCGATGAATAGCTCTGACGGGCGTGACGTCAGCCGGCACGGAGATGAGAGACACACGGCAGAGACACGCGTTGGGGACATTCAGTAGTTTTTCGGGGGACGTGACACCCGTGTCATTGTTGTGTCGCTGTTGTGTCAAATTGTGTCTTGCTGGCCTCAACAACCTGCGGGGCCTCGAGACCCAAGACGCTGCACGGCTCGCTGCTTTGAACTAACGGCTCGCTCACGCGGCGGATAATGTTCATGTTTAACAGAAACGACATTGGGTTTTTTTAGAATGGGAAACACGTACGTTtgaggtggtgctggtggtgatgTTTTCCTTGCAGGATGTAGAGAGTGACCCgcaaaaataatcaaacaaaatgGATCCTCTGCTGTTCACGGAGGGGGGCGTAAACGTAGGATGGTCCTCctcgttcttcttctccttctacgtatttttcttcttcatttgcgTCTTCTTCTGCTCGGGAGAGATTACCGCCACCATGTGGTTGTTAGCGAACTCTACGCTGATTTTTTTATCTTCATATCTTTAGGTGAAATGGATGATTCTGAACGATTCATAACAAAAATGACCTTGAACGGCATATATTTATTATGTCTTCCGATAACAAACGTGTTCTCATCCAGAGAAATGTCAGGGAGAGAGTTAGTGTCCAGCATTAAAATGAGGcatgaagaaaataataaaaaagcagTTGAAATATTAAGGTTAAGTGCAAAATAAATTTGTCACTCACCACATCGATCACAGGGCTCCATGTTTACCGTTGTAGAACGTAGTAGAGTAAGTCATCGTTTACAACGAGTTTTGGACAATTATTGAATTTAATATCTTCCTTGGGTGGATGCTGTCTATTAGACTTTGGGTTAAATGTTAAGGAATATATATTCCCAGACATGTTGTTGGTCTCTCACCTTTTCACAGTTCCAAACCCAATGAAaacgtattcatccgtccaggACTAAAACACGTCCTGGATGGCGCAGTGGATCGAAACGGTTGGATTTTCATTTATCGTAAAAAATATGATTGTATCCATTatatcatttacattttacccGAATACAAGTACACGTATAGTACACTTTTGCTAAAAAGGGAGATAACATTTCGTGTTACGCTGCAGAACAAGAACATGACGTTACCAATGGTGTAGTTTCAAAATCTGAACCCTAACCCTCATACACCGTAATGTTATATAGGGAGGGAGAATGGATCACAGAACAGtaggacaaataaaaaagaaactagAAGTTCTGCCAGTAAAACATTTCCATCATACATAATTGTTTAGAGGAAGTCATTTCAAATGTGCTGTGGCTTTAAAGCTTCACAGACAGGTAATTACGcagtcaaataaaacacagaggCATATTCCAGGAAGCAGCTGAGGATcagtcataaaaaataaattaaactgcCACCACAACGGACCAAGTAAACTTCCCCTCAGAATGGTAAAAGGTGGGTTTTGAATTGATGGACCGGATGAGTACCACCCTACTCGGCATATATAGTTGGTAAAGGTATCATGGGTGCAATGTGATTAATGTCGCACCGCATGCCTATAGACGCAGACCAGGAATAGCTTTTGAGTTATTTTTATTGCCGGCTGTGCAGTGCCAGGAACAAGGTTCGTGTGTTCATTCAAGCTGGAATTGAACAGAAGCAGAATTGTCATGTGCAGAGGTTCGAATGTTTCAGGATTTTTTAAACGATGGATGAAAAGTACTCGAAACGTCTTGACAGCTGACCTAATTTACAGCATGAAAATGTTTACCGTATGTTAATTTCATACATATTTTCCAAAGTGACTCAGCATAGGACAATATCCTGACATTGGCTTGAATAAATGACACGTCATCTTCCACATTCAAAAGAAAGCTTTAATTAGAAAGTTatgtacacacactgtaaaattaaattaaactttatacaaatattaaattactATCTTCACACCCACTGCCAtgtacagagagaaaaaaacgtaATGCTGAAAGCATTTGAAACCAAGAATCAAGATGTGTACTTTTTTACCTGTAATTTTCAGGGACGCAACACCGTACAACAGTGCTTCTGAATGCAAAGTTAAttaagtttcttttcttttcaatccCATAATATTGTGATGCCTTGAAGCAAAGTAGTAGCAACAGAATATTGAAATATAGGTGCTTATAggttcatcatcaccatcacagtAGCTGTAAAAGCTAAGGGAGGACAGAGAAGAATGGACATTCGTTTAGTCGTGTCCACAACTAAAGTAAActgataaatacacaaagacagTTGTATGCATAGAATAGAAAAGAACAGATTAAGGCCATTGGGAAAACAGAATCTGTTGCAATATCGTAAAGCAACCAACAAGGAGGCTTAagtttatacaaaaaaaaagaaaatgtacaacTCTAAGGCAACATTCTGTTTGCATTAATAACGGAGCAGACAATGACAGACAACCACAATTGCCAAATCAAATCAGAATAAAAGGTGAACGTTGTTCTGGGTTGGGTTTTTGCTGAAGTTCTCGGATACAGGACTTCGGAGCCATGCCTTTTCCAGGGTTACCAGCTCAACTACCAAAGCTTCTCAACTGGAGATGAAAAACAGAGACAACATGTCACGATTCTCTCTCAAATTTGCACTTGGCGTGAGGAGGGTGAGCGAGTGTACGTGGcgggtgtggggaggggggaaggggctGCAGCGCTATGAAACAACACCAAAGCCTTTCACTGCAACCAGTTGCAGTTGTGCCCATAACGCACTAAAGTGTAGAGTCTTCTGTCCGGTGGGGAGGTGGACGGGAGCCGGTTCTTCTAAAGGGACTTTGCTTTTTCCAGCCGTTCAGCAGAAAATGGTAAATATTCTAGCTTGAGAGCagatgaataatacacacattgtGTAGACGAGTTGTTGCCTGAAGTGACGCTGGTCATTGCAGGGAGGGACATTTTCCTTTGGTGAAAGACAGGGGAAATTGTGAAGTGTCTGCTCTGAAGAGCGGCAAATTCAGGAAGCGGCTCTATCGAGGCCTCCAATATGAGGACATGTCCTCTCCTGCCTGGCTGAACCACAatgacgcacgcacgcacgcacacgcacacacagcaactCAAAGCAAACCCAGCAACACACCAATAAATACAGGGAAGAACACTCGACACGCACAACCCTAGAGTAAAGCCCACTCGGCACATTGAAAGAGGAGCGTCTCCTCGGCTTTCAGACCCAATGTGAAAtgacgtctcctcctcctcgttcaaGTAAGATGCACAGCGCGGCCCGGGAACCAAAGCACCAATCAACCCCACTCACGCAACAGGAGGAGCCCCTTCCAGACCGCCGGCAACAgaaaggggtggagggggtctcCTCACCGTTGCGATATGGTACTTGGTAAATCGCTGTACCCTGCTTTTAGCTCCCGGGAAGTGCTTCTCAATCCCACCGATCCAAATGCGGGACGCCGCCCTGATGCTCCGAAAGCTGGAGAGAGAAACGCAGAGAGAacgacagagagacagagagagcgagagggagagaaagagagagggggggacgggggcagAGGAGGCTTCATGCTTCTTAGAGTGCCACCGTGcagcaataacaaaaaaaaaaaaacatgcagcatTCACCAAGCACCCAGCCGTCACTCACAAGTTTTCAAGTACAGCGGGAAGACGATTCTGAGCGCCGCGGCGTCGGGAGCGGGTTGTTCATTATTCGTTTTTAGCTTCTGTTGTTTGACCTGTCTCGGTCGCTGTGGCCTCCTCCGATGAAGCCTCCTCGAGCAATGTTTTCCTAGAGACCTGCACCTGGGAGGAGGCCACGGTAGGCCGCTGACATGGCCTAAAGTACACATCTGTGACTCGGTATGCACGTTGCACATATACATCGGATCTACAGGGTTTATGTTGAGCTGGCACCACTTATGTTTGTCCAGATCGTCTCAGTCTTTTCATCCGCTGGTGTCGGTTGTTGGCTTTGCTCTGCGCGGGCAGTAATGGTAGGAGAGGTTGCATGGGTGATGAAGGGAATAGTTCAAGTCTTTTCTCTGCTGGCGGCTGAGTGggaatggggagggggggtcagattGTGGACAGCATCAGTCAGTCCTGGTCAGCGTTTGGGAGATGGAGAAAATAGGCCTCCGCCGTCGGATGTCGATTGCAGGCTGGGACGCTTCATGCTTCCTTCAGCAGGGGAATATCTGCAGGGAGAAGCGGACACACGGGTCATCAGCTGTCCAACCAACACACGGCCGCGTAGGCGTCACATCCTCCGATTGAGATCTTAGTCGATGAGTATTAAGCACGTTCACAATTTGTAACAATATTGCAAATACCGAAAGGTAGTCTGAATGTCTCTAAAGCAACTCCCGACTCCACACAGTAAATAACGCTGGGAATGCATTTCAAttgaaaatgtattgattatGTCAACCAATGAAACCACTCTGAAAGGCTGCTTACTTTAAGTATTGTGTGAATCGTCAGATATTTGCAAACTGCATTTGGAAGCAGGAACATTGTTTAtatttcaaccttttttcctAAGATAATACTTCTGTTTAGAACAGTTTGGTAATAATTATGTTAAAGAATCTGTCCCAATATGGtgtacattttgtatttgtgtagAAAGAAAATACTGCTGATTTGTCAAATAGTAATATTGGTatctgtctttctctttgtaACAAAGACATCGTGTGCAATACACGTTTTCTCTCACCATCAGAAAAGTCATCTGTAGAGGTGATGGAAAGCACACTGTGCTGGTCGCTGCTCCCGGAGTCTCTACGGAGAGGAAGGGGGCCTGCGCATGCACCCCCGGGGTGCTCTCGAGCccacgatgatgatgaggaggaggaagaacagggGGCCTGATGATCTAGCACCGTCTCTGCGTGACggcgggaggagaaggacgTCAAGGAGGACGTGGACGGGAGACAGAAGTCCAAGTCTCTGCTGAGGCGGGCTCTGCTGGCGCTTTGGCCCCCCGAGGCGCCCTGAGGGAGACCCTCAGAGAGCACGATCGGTACGCGGGTCTCcgggggagctggaggaggaggaggagaaggagaaggaggaacacCCGAATCGTCACCGGGTCCGCCGCTTCCGTACACGGCTTCTTCGTAAGAGGGCAGCGCCACCTGGACGCCCTCCACCATGATGGAGCTGGACTGGCCCGAGACCCCCTGCTCCCTCCTGATTGGtcggagagagacggagagaaggtGTGAGACAGGTGGACCACGACGGCAGGCTCAGCCCGATTTGGTCCAcgcgcgtcaccgctgagctaCGCAGCCCACAACACAATCAGCAGGATTGCCAATGAGCATTAGACTAGTCATCGTTtattttaatccatttttttaaatcaccgaGGCGGTTACCGACGGTAATGGGATAAACTCCTCCTGCGTCATTTCTCAAGTATTTAAGAAATGCTAACTTGTATAACCCGTTGCCAGGCATTTTATGTCACTAGTTTCGCCCACAGCTGAACAACAGGTGTGTCCACAGAAGGAGGGAAAGTCTTAACCTGCTGTATCACTTTGTTAAGTACTGTGAGGTGGTTTTACACCAGAAACTGTTCTGAGTAAAGACAAACACGGATTTCAAGCATTTCtggcaacaaacaaaacatctgtTTCAATATTATCCCCCTCCTCAGTCCGGTGAGTGGGATAGAAAAATGCACAGAAAGCTAAATTTGCGTTGATGGCTCAAGGTCAAACGGGGCAATCAATCTACGGCAAAGAACAAAGGGGTTATTTTGTCATTAACATAATATTGTATTTATGTCACGTGTCAGCTACCCTACGAAATGATTCAAAATGGAGTCAAGTGAAGGACATTTGAAGGAAGAAGAATAAAGAGGCAGGATATCGTCCACCATTTCTTTCATCTGTCTCATTCTCCGAAGACGGTTCTATATTACACAAAGCAGTGGTCTAAGTGGGCCTTTTAATACCTGTATTTTATGCAGAAACTGCAGGAACACAAGTGTAAGTAAACAGTTATGTAAAGCCATGCTAAACATGACGTTAGTGTGACTATAAATAGGATTTGGCATGGCTACAAATCAAAAAGTGACATGACAGAACTAAGCACTCAAAACCGCAAATGGGTCCACAGTTATCATATCAGGCTTAAATTCTAAAATGAATGCATGATATTCTAACAAAACTTGACAGTCTTGATACAGATATGGGGATGCTTGCTAAATATTGGGGGTGAGAACCCAGTGataccagtgtgtgtttgtgtgtgtgtgtgtgtgtgtgtcttacctgTTGTGATGGAATGACTTGAGCTTTGGCTGCACAAGAACAAACAGCACCACCAACAGCAGGATGAGGGCCACAGAACTGGCTGTGGACGCCACGATGGACAGAGCGGGTATACCCAGCGGAGAGCTCGGCTCCTTGTCTGACCGCCACAGGAAGACACAGGGAGGAAGTGAAAAGCGTGTTCACGTGTCTTAACTTTCCATTTCCTGCATGACGCTTTGCATTCGTGGGCATACGTGATCCGCTAAAGGTGAAAGCCAGCCGGGGGGTCTGACCTTGCGTGAGTCGGCAGCTGATCTGCATGGGGCCGTCCCACTCGCCATTCTGGCAGGTGAGGAACTTGTAGTCTCCCTTCAGAGCGTAACCCTCGTCGCAGAAGTACTCGATGACGGTCTTCTGGGTGAGGCTGGGGCAGGGAGACGGGTGACAGCGGTAGCCGCCGTTCTCCGGCTCAGTGGGGGGTGAACACACTGAGGAGAGACGAGGCAGTAGAGGGTTGAATGAGCCCGCGTTATTTCTACCCGCGGTGAGGTTTGGTTCCTGCGGTTTCAATGCTCAAATTGCACGAGGCATCCCAGCGTTCCCTGCTAAATCTCAAGGACGATCCTCGCTACTGGTGCAACGATAATACGATGAGACATTGAACTGACGCCGCATTTCAGTATTTTTGTCCATCATTCTATGAACTTAACCTTGACATTTTTCAATAGAAAAAAGCAATGCTAATTAATTATTctacttaaaataaatgttttcgaCACGCCGACGAATTAGGCCTGCATGCGAGGACACTTGGCAAATAATGATCTTttaaaaaactgcaaaacaGACCATAATAATGGATTAATAATGCATTGAGAAACAGAAAGTATACAAAATGAGGTTGTTGGAAGCTTTGTACCATGTGGCTGCGTCTCTCAGACTGACTCACCGCTGATCCTGATGCAGCGTGGGGGTTGATGGGACCAGGCCCCGGAGCTGGTACAAATGATGCTGGTGGTTCCATCTGCGGTGTAGCCAGACTCGCAGCCATAAGTCAGCAGGGTGCCCGGGGGAAAGGAGCCACGGTTAGCCTCGGTCTGGTTCAGCAAGTCTCCGTGCTGGACGCCAGGGGGCCGCGCACAGCCTAACAGGACCCACGAG includes the following:
- the susd6 gene encoding sushi domain-containing protein 6; the protein is MCNGMVAFQTRAPSSSSISSSSPAHRLAASALFLLFTLIPNGHASGCARPPGVQHGDLLNQTEANRGSFPPGTLLTYGCESGYTADGTTSIICTSSGAWSHQPPRCIRISVCSPPTEPENGGYRCHPSPCPSLTQKTVIEYFCDEGYALKGDYKFLTCQNGEWDGPMQISCRLTQDKEPSSPLGIPALSIVASTASSVALILLLVVLFVLVQPKLKSFHHNRREQGVSGQSSSIMVEGVQVALPSYEEAVYGSGGPGDDSGVPPSPSPPPPPAPPETRVPIVLSEGLPQGASGGQSASRARLSRDLDFCLPSTSSLTSFSSRRHAETVLDHQAPCSSSSSSSSWAREHPGGACAGPLPLRRDSGSSDQHSVLSITSTDDFSDDIPLLKEA